GGTAGGATGGGCGTTGTATGAAAAACTCCAATTCTTCCTCCATTCATCCCAAACATCTCCAAAACATCCAAGCTCGCCAACGTGCCAAGGCTCAGGAAGCGGCCAACCCGCCCACGCCACCACCAACCTCACCAACCTCACCAACCACGGCCACCATCCGCACCACTCCGCGGGATTTCGTCAACCCCGTGGATTACGAACATCCCTACGAGTGCATGGACCGTTTCGCCAAGGCCCTGGCCCTACGCTACGACGCCAATCGAACTCGTCACACCTACTACCGTCAGCTGCGGCTCATCCATGAACACTTTGGATCTGACCCTTCGCTACTGACCCAACCTCAACTCCGCGACTACTTCCTCTTCATCAAACTCAAAAAGAAGTGGAAGCCCAACTCCATTCGCTTAGCCAAAGCCGCCTGCAGCCAGTTCTATATCGACCTCCTCGGTCACTCCGACTGGACCGTTTTGCGTCAAGTCCGCACCAAGGACCACGACACCCTACCCGCAGTCCTCACCCTCCAACAGGTTCATGATCTCATAGATCGAATCCGCCTGCGCCGCTATCGCACCCCCATCAAGCTCATCTACGTCTGCGGCCTGCGCCTCAGCGAATGCCTAGCCATCACCGTCCACGACATCAAGGGCAAGGAGAACAAACTTTTCATCCGCTCCAGCAAGGGACATCAGGATCGTGTCCTGCCATTGCCCACCTCCATGTGGCACGAACTCCAGGACTACTGGCGGGAGCACAAACATCCGCTCCTGCTCTTTCCCAACGTCGGTCGGGGCGACCGCGGTTCCGTGGCTCAGCGCATGCACCAGGCCACCGCACCCATGCCTTGCTCCTCGTTGCAGCGCTTACTCGTCGCGGCCCGCAAAGAACTCAACATCCCGGTAGCCAAAATCCATACCTTGCGTCACAGCTTTGCCACCCATCTGCTGGAAGCCGGAGCACATCTGCACACCATCCAAAAGCTGCTCGGTCACAAACAGATTAACTCCACCATGGTCTATCTGCACCTGACCCACCAGACCGTCAGCGACGCCTTGCACTTGATGGACAAGTTGTATCGGTCTCTTCCTCGCTGAGGCTGCTCCACAGTTCCATGGCCGCCGAACGCACTGTGCTGGCTGCGTTGCGTCAGTTCCTGCCCGCCTTTAAGCAACAAGCTCTAGGCCTTTCCAGAAACCAACGTCGCGCCTGCTGGGCCTTCACCCATTGCCGAACCCCGGCTTTGGGCGGGCAGGCCTTTGTTTGCAAGCCCTGTCGCCAGACCCATTTCGCCTGGCACTCCTGCAATCACAAGGCCTGCCCTCAGTGCGGCGGCGGAGCCACCGCCGCCTGGGTCCAGCGGGAGATGGCCAAGCTGGTCCAAGCGCCTTACTTCCTAGTGACCTTTACCCTCCCGGCTCAGT
This DNA window, taken from Verrucomicrobiales bacterium, encodes the following:
- a CDS encoding tyrosine-type recombinase/integrase, translated to MKNSNSSSIHPKHLQNIQARQRAKAQEAANPPTPPPTSPTSPTTATIRTTPRDFVNPVDYEHPYECMDRFAKALALRYDANRTRHTYYRQLRLIHEHFGSDPSLLTQPQLRDYFLFIKLKKKWKPNSIRLAKAACSQFYIDLLGHSDWTVLRQVRTKDHDTLPAVLTLQQVHDLIDRIRLRRYRTPIKLIYVCGLRLSECLAITVHDIKGKENKLFIRSSKGHQDRVLPLPTSMWHELQDYWREHKHPLLLFPNVGRGDRGSVAQRMHQATAPMPCSSLQRLLVAARKELNIPVAKIHTLRHSFATHLLEAGAHLHTIQKLLGHKQINSTMVYLHLTHQTVSDALHLMDKLYRSLPR